The following are from one region of the Corylus avellana chromosome ca1, CavTom2PMs-1.0 genome:
- the LOC132191441 gene encoding transcription factor MYB108 gives MDVKGRGRSSSIQSEEEISDLRRGPWTVDEDFTLINYIHHHGEGRWNSLARCAGLKRTGKSCRLRWLNYLRPDVRRGNITLEEQLLILDLHSRWGNRWSKIAQHLPGRTDNEIKNYWRTRVQKHAKQLKCDVNSKQFKDTMRYLWMPRLVERIQAAAGAAGATNNGTSSVGSANNNNLDVNSGQMVLPPSGIIGHGGAQVMSTPSYTPENSSTAASSDSFGAQVSPVSDLTADYYNIRPVNNNPSQEYFQAAGQIGYPDQTLTSPSGYFNNGLDFQAMEQNNQWLDGGDPSDNLWNVEDIWFLQEQLNNNNI, from the exons ATGGATGTTAAAGGGAGAGGCCGCAGCTCCTCCATTCAAAGCGAGGAAGAGATCTCGGACCTCAGGAGGGGCCCCTGGACCGTCGATGAGGACTTCACACTCATCAATTACATTCATCATCACGGCGAGGGTCGCTGGAACTCCCTTGCTCGCTGCGCCG GTTTGAAACGAACTGGAAAGAGCTGCAGATTAAGGTGGCTCAACTATCTTCGCCCGGATGTTCGACGTGGAAACATCACCCTAGAGGAACAACTTTTGATTCTTGACCTTCATTCTCGTTGGGGAAACCG GTGGTCCAAAATTGCACAACATTTGCCGGGACGAACCGACAACGAGATCAAAAACTACTGGAGAACCCGGGTCCAGAAGCACGCCAAGCAGCTCAAATGTGACGTGAACAGCAAGCAATTCAAGGACACCATGCGTTACCTGTGGATGCCGAGGTTGGTGGAGCGTATTCAAGCCGCTGCCGGCGCGGCCGGGGCCACCAACAACGGAACATCTTCCGTGGGCTCCGCCAACAATAACAACCTGGACGTGAACTCCGGCCAAATGGTCTTACCACCCTCCGGGATTATTGGCCATGGAGGTGCTCAAGTTATGAGCACTCCAAGTTACACCCCGGAGAATTCTAGCACAGCAGCCTCGTCGGACTCATTTGGGGCTCAGGTATCGCCGGTATCGGACTTGACTGCTGATTATTACAATATCCGGCCGGTGAATAACAACCCCAGCCAAGAGTATTTCCAGGCAGCCGGTCAGATTGGTTACCCGGATCAGACCTTAACAAGCCCGTCTGGGTACTTCAATAATGGATTAGATTTCCAAGCTATGGAGCAGAACAACCAGTGGCTGGACGGCGGGGACCCATCGGACAATTTGTGGAATGTTGAGGACATCTGGTTTTTACAGGAGCagctcaacaacaacaacatttga